The Cylindrospermum stagnale PCC 7417 genome segment TTGATCTCGGTGTGGTGAGGCTATAGCAAATCGGGAGACTACTAAATCTCTTCCTGATGCCGCTAGAGGTAGGTGCAAAATATTTGTTGAAGATTTTTGAGTTGCTTGCTTTTTTAGGCAAGCTAGCTGTCTTGACTTTTCAATTTGATTAAACTGTTAATTAACAGATAAGTTTTTTATTTATCGTCTGACAAGAACTATGGAACAGCCTTGGTTTCGCCCTTTGGTCTGGATTGACTACCGACTGGCGATATTATTTACAGTAATTATTCCCCTAATTCTACTGGTTTGGGCGTTTGTACAAAAAGTGGATAGCATACAACGCTTGTTAACGATTTACTGGCGAGTCTCAAGTCTGTTGGCAATCACAATTTACTTGATGATTGGCGGGTTTGGGGTAAGTTTTATCTCCGGGTTAATGGCTCGTATATTAATCCCTATTTCCCTGTGGTTCTGGGTGGATTTAAACGATGAAATTGAATATCAATCTACTGGCACTTTGAAATTGGCTTTCACTTCTTGGCGCTGGGCTATGACTGTTTATTGTATTTTGGGCACAATAGCCTTTGCACCTTTTTTAGGTTGTGCTTTTTCTGCAAATGCACTCAAAACTCCCGATTGTCAAGTCTGGTTTCAAGCCCCGTTACTGTTTAAAGAATATTTTCATGCGAATAGTAAGCCTGCCTTTTTGGGCTTTCTCGCCATCATTAGTTTAGTAATTTATGTAGTTTACTTAAGTTACTTTATTTTGATTAAGCTAGGCAAAAAAGGACGTTCAGCAGCACAACAGTAACTTCTAATTAAAAATTCAAAATATGAATTCTATTAGCAAGCGGCTGGAGCAATATACTGTTAAATGCTCTCAAGAAGTTCTATTGGTAACGATAGAAATTGACAATGAGCCAGATAAAATTGCTATTTTCAAAGGCTTTTCTAGCTCTTTAATGCGCCCAACGGCATTTGATCCAGATGTGCCAGTCTTACCAGATGAGGTGAAAATTCTCAGTATTGATCGCATAGCTAGCCCTTACAATCCTGAAGCACCCTGTTATATCCAACAAGGAATCTCTTGGGAAGCTATGCAAGCTTTGCTATCAGAGATGGGTGTCTAAAAAGGGGATTTGGTACTGGGTACTAGGAAAGAAATTAATTAATTTGGCTCGGATTTTTCCCAATTACCAATTACCAATTACCAATTACCAATTACCATGTCTCGTTCCGGATACACGCTCCCTGTCTTTGCCTGTGCCGCTGCTGTTGCAGCTTTGCATTGGTTGCGCCATCATCAACCCCTGACAGTAGTGTTGGTTGATTTGATTGCACCAGCCCAATTGGCAGAAATATCGATTGAACAGGTAGCAGGGCTATCTGAAAAGATGGCTTTGGCAATTACTCGCTCTGATCCGGGTGATAATCTCGATTTGACTAGAAATACACCAATTTGGGCGATGGTGGAATGGCGAGAGGGAGAGGGAGAGACAGTAATTATTCAAGGGGGAGAAGGAATTGGCAAACAACTGAATGGTGAGGGAGAAGCGGCGATTTATGCTTATGCTCACAAACTGTTGCTAGAGAATTTACGCCGGCTGCTAGCACCAGGAGAAAAAATTACAGTGACAATTATTTTACCAAAAGGGCGATCGCTAGCTGTTCGGACTTCAAACGCTGCTTTTGGCGTGGTGGAAGGACTTTCACTGTTGGGTACCACAGGTATTTCTCAACCCTTGAGTACACCAGATCAGCTAACAGCTTTTCGTGCCGAGTTGCAAGACAAAGCCAGCCGTTTTGAAACTTTAGTCTTCTGTATTGGCGAAAACGGCTTAGATTTGGCGCGAAAACTAGGTATCAATGGAGAGCAATTGGTAAAAACTGCCAACTGGCTAGGGCCAATGTTAGTAGAGGCGGATCTTCTGGGCGTTAAAGAAATTTTATTGTTTGGCTATCACGGGAAGCTGATGAAACTAGCGGGGGGAATTTTTCACACTCATCACCACCTTGCTGATGGCCGTCGGGAGATTCTGGCAGCGCACTGTGCTTTGGTTGGTTTAAATTCTCCAGATATCCAAGCTATTTTTGACAGTCCCACCGCTGAAGCGGCACTAAAATATTTGCGATCGCTTGACGCCTCAACAGGCAGTGATTG includes the following:
- the cbiD gene encoding cobalt-precorrin-5B (C(1))-methyltransferase CbiD codes for the protein MSRSGYTLPVFACAAAVAALHWLRHHQPLTVVLVDLIAPAQLAEISIEQVAGLSEKMALAITRSDPGDNLDLTRNTPIWAMVEWREGEGETVIIQGGEGIGKQLNGEGEAAIYAYAHKLLLENLRRLLAPGEKITVTIILPKGRSLAVRTSNAAFGVVEGLSLLGTTGISQPLSTPDQLTAFRAELQDKASRFETLVFCIGENGLDLARKLGINGEQLVKTANWLGPMLVEADLLGVKEILLFGYHGKLMKLAGGIFHTHHHLADGRREILAAHCALVGLNSPDIQAIFDSPTAEAALKYLRSLDASTGSDWVNQVYSAIAAAIDSRSQEYIQSHSERGTAATVCGSVLFDRDRQIIIKSKTGWMLTGKLC
- a CDS encoding DUF3177 family protein, with product MEQPWFRPLVWIDYRLAILFTVIIPLILLVWAFVQKVDSIQRLLTIYWRVSSLLAITIYLMIGGFGVSFISGLMARILIPISLWFWVDLNDEIEYQSTGTLKLAFTSWRWAMTVYCILGTIAFAPFLGCAFSANALKTPDCQVWFQAPLLFKEYFHANSKPAFLGFLAIISLVIYVVYLSYFILIKLGKKGRSAAQQ